The following nucleotide sequence is from Glycine max cultivar Williams 82 chromosome 9, Glycine_max_v4.0, whole genome shotgun sequence.
TGCAATGAAGAGTCCTATTTTGGCTGTGTTTTGTGCACGTGAAGGTTGACCTGCACCTAAGGAGTGACCAATTTGTGTCGTCAATGCTGCACTTAGTGAAAATGGGAACACATATAAGAACCCAGTTGTTTGAATTAGTACACCCATGGTAGCAATTGTGGTTTGTGGATTACTCAACAAGCCACATAGGAAGAGCATTATCTCATAGCACCACCACTCCAAGCACACTGAGATGCAACTAGGCAATGCTAGGGTTAGCAATGGTCTCCAATCatgaaaggaagagagaatagTAACACCTTCCCAAGGCTTTAAGGGTTTCTCTGACACAACAAGATAAAGCACCAACCCTAGTATCATGTTTATGGAGTTCAAACCTGTGGCTAATGCAATGCCTTTTACTCCTAATTCCAAATATGTAGCCAAGAAATAGTTTATTGGAAGGTGTAAGATGGCAGCAAAAGAAGCTGCAATAGTTAATGGTGTTGTTAACCCTTGTGTTCTTAAAAAAGACCTTAAAGGGTTGAGATGAACTTGAGCAAGCAATTCTGGGATAGAGAAGACCATGTAAACTTGTGCAACTTTTGTGACTTCAGGGTCTTGCCCTAGCCAATGAAGGAGAGGTGCCATGTTGAGCCAAAGGAGTGAAATGGGGATGGCTACAAGGAGGAGGAGGCACAAGGTTTTGCAAAAAGTTTGGCTTAAAACTGACCATCTTTTTGCACCATATGCTTGGCAACAAATTGGGTCCATTCCCATGGTGAGACCCTTGAGAAATGAATTGGCAGTGATGTTGGCAAACCCTATTGCAAGTGATCCTCCTGCTAGCTCCACTTTCCCTTGGCGACCCAAGTAAAGCATGGAAATAGCGGATCGAGAATACAAAAGCACGTTGGTCATCATCATTGGACATGCAATGTTGGCTAGTGATTTCAACTCTTCTTTCACCTGCATGCAAGTGCATTAATTTCATGTGTCAGCAAAATACTATGTGTTACACATGATGATAATAGtagcttaattattttttaccagatatgaataacaaaattgtttttagaaaataagtgTTATATAATTACTCTTTCAGGAATAACTACTCTCAATTCTCTTCCTGAAAAATTAACACCAACACGTcaacattaaaaatgtaaaacttCAGTCACATCTATGGTTATTTAGAGTTTTAAACCATTATAGCAAAGATAGGTTATCGGTTTGCGCACCCAGAAATTTAGTGgaataaaaattgttaaaaattaattaaattagtcaaaacttaataataattgataaaaagatatttgaattggaatgttttcttttttgttttctattttaaattttattcaatcttcataaattttcattggttgccagtcatatttgattttaaaaatattaatttcttctcTAGAAATTATAAACCTGAGTACTATTAGTCATTTTTAGAGACTAATGCGCTTactgtttaaaaattaaagtgggcaatatttgtaattttttaagataacataaaaataaatatgcttcaccttaatttttttttaaaaaataattacaaatttcaCTCTAATATAACATGTCTCAATAAACTAATTACGGGGAAAAACTCATTAGGATAGTCAGTTTAGTGGTCAAAGGACTTGAGTAATATACATAAAGTCATCAgttttaattcaagaaaactatttattgagaaaattataatcttataaaatttctaaaaggcACAAGAAAAACGTGATTACGTATCCTAGAATAAAAAAGTTGAGTAACAGGAGAAGAATGCTTTAGGATGGAGGTTGTGTGGGCTGGTATAGTTTCAATTTGCAATCTGGGTTGGAAGAAGATTTTTGGTGCCGGTGTTTCCATCTCAAATCCAAATTAATATACTATTGATTTACATAAATTGACTAACTCGTTTAATATCACTAATGATAATTGCATGTAATTTATCATCATAAACTTTTCATAGATTTTGATGAAAGTCATTAAATAATGCGTACCTTATTGTAgttctttttttaatgttatctgtatttatgtatttaaaaatacacCCTAAAACGGGACaaattcttgtttgtttttttagcaaattcaaatgagttCACCTTAAAGTCcgtgaatttttttctttctaaaagtaaaatatatgcCAATATCATTATTGGTCGCCTAAACGACACACACTGAGTCTAGATTAACAACAACGGCTTCCACCTTAAAATGCGGTTCATGTATGATTCGACCACCTTAGCTAACTAAACAAAGGTTATGTTATGCATTGCCAatcaatttactattttataatCAAAAGCATTGGAGCACTTGTGGCTGTTTTCTCAATCCAAATATAAAAgctaaaaacacattttctaTAGAGGAAATTATAACCGAGGTCCGTGATCAAGCAGTCATTGGCGatgaagaatttcattcttattctacatttctttcttattttctttttctacaattgcttatgaataaatttataaaaaaaagttgaatgaaAAGTGGTTTCGTGCAGTTTTCATACTAAAAACTtgcattataaatattatttttctttttcataattgAGGAAGAGAATAAGAAGATAGAGAAAAGTTGAGTGGAGACTGTACTCTATTCAACATATGGAGACAAAATGaagatataaaataagttaaatgattaaagaagaaaaaaaaagaaatcaaggatttaatctttttattaataaaaattaatatttatcgataagaaaaaaaatataatataatatgtttggTTACacgataaactttcaaaaatcatgtaaaatatgtaataataccgaaattatactaaaatttagtcaaattttctttaacttatcacaaaatcaaatacatataatagattatatgatataaaagaaagtgatggattaaaaaaaaaatgtattgatagaatatatatgatataGATATATCTAAATAACATGATGAAACCCCTTCACCCATCAGTAGCATCATCATCTAAACAACATGTCCACGAGGCAGGAGTAacgtattttaaaaacaaaaacatcttTACATCctaaatagttatttattataGCTTCTTTCCGTACAACATTGACAGGATCAGtctatttgatttattttcactttttgaCCCAAAAAGAACTTTCAGAACAAAAACCACACAGAGGAAGCTAGAGATATAGTTACGAACCTCAGAGAGAGAAAGGGTAGGGAAAAGTGCCTTGAGGAGTTGATGCAAGTGTTGATGAAGGCCTTGAATGAATCTGCCAGAACAACCACtgtttctttttccttcacCATCACCACCTTCTGTGCTTCTCATTCCGTTGATCTCATGGTACACTCCTCCAACCTTTGAATTAGTCACGGGGTTATTACCATCTACAATTCCTCGAGATTCAGCACCAGTGCACATGTTTATCTTTTTGTTACAGTTCTTGCTAAAGGGGACAGATAACACCAATTTCAGAGATGGATTAATGAGCTTATAGATATATATAGTAACTAAACTATATTATTATCTTCTAAACATAGGttattaattttacattattacttttctaatatttttctcAGCAAAATATATACTAGTATTTGTTAAAGAATCAGTGCTTATGTGAAAAGGTAAATTTAATAACCATTTGGTATGTTTGAAAATTTGGTAAGATAATATTAATGGGCTAACTCTTGagaattaatttaacaaaaccgAGAATGTAATTGGAAACGAAAGCATATCGATCCTTCCAAACCCCTAAGAgacgaaaaaaaaataaacacaaaaactaACTTAAGGCCTTAAAAGTAATGTTAAGGGGGTTAAAAAACACTTGTTGGAAATGGAGTTAGCTTGTTTTTAATTTGCTGATGGAAtgcataaaataagattttgttgCCCATGGAGCTAgctatatatcatatataaataaatacataaaacaaaataataattaaaaaaaaaagacgaaGAAGATGAACCAAACCTTGATATCAAAAATCACGATGTGTACCAACATTCAAGGTTATAGTTAGGCCTCTCAGCCCCTCTTAAACAATGTGTATTGTAAGAGAAGATGGATACTGCAGAAAGGTGTTTGGGGACTGGTAGAAACAAAACTCTTTCCAACTCGATCAGTAGTACTACAACCCCTAAACCTTGGTGTTTAATTTATACTCgtatttaatattgattttcattaaaataatagcAATTTGTAGTTCGATTTTATTGTTTgcttcataatttttataaaacaataatatcatgtcaaagaaatattaattaacaatagTAGAACCTTTTTACATACTTTTAACTTACTTTTTGATCGAAAAAAAAACCTTACTCTTCGATCGTTTTATTAGGTAAATTTTGCAAGATATACTAAGATATGGGTTCCATTCCCTATCAACAAGTTCATAAATTAAGTTTTCAACCTGATAAAATTTGTCagtcaattaaaaaatgataaaaaaaagacagaAATTTAAGACAATACGTGATCTACAGAGTGgctaattaaatttaacttaCAAATTAAGGGTAGGAACAAGAGAAGCATGATTAAGAATTAAGCTATTAGCTAGTGATGATATCATGTTGCAAAGTAAAGGCACGTGAAGGCTTCAATTAACTTCCTTAATCAGCTATCTAGCTTATTTATTAATTGCTATCTAGCTCGTTCATAATGCACGCACATGTTTTTCCACTTGTGACAATGGATTTCCTTTCAAATGTGTTTGTCATTAGGTTTATGAAAAAAGAAGTACGTACTGTATTATTTACGGCACAGTACAATATTTGTAGATTGTTGTATAAATGTttgtaataaaagaaattagcTAGCAAACTCAAATCAATCAAACTTAAATTCATGTGCCTAATTAATCCTTCGAGTTATGTGCTGCCATCACTCATTGGGATACTCTCCCACTGTCATTGATTCCTAGTACTGCATGAGACCATAGTTTTACTTTTatatctatttcttttaaagtataattttgataatatctATTGTGTGttcagaattaaaaaaaaatataaaatggagTATAATTTAGTCACTGAATCGGTCATTGATCAACAATCGGTGAACTTTATGATGAGTCATTAAACCAGTCTCTGACAAGCAATTttttataaaggaaaaattttaGAATACTGATCACTAAATCAGTTTTTGATTATTGGTCACTGAACCAATCGTCGATTACCCGTCACTGAATTAGTCGTTATAGAATAACTACCAAGGTTATGGCGACCAACAAAAGTTAGTCTCTTAATCAGTGACTAAATCAACTAGCAATTGATTTGTCCATCTTAACGACTGATTAATCggttgacatttttttattttctggtaGTGAAAGTATTTACAAAAGTTATAGagaatgttattttaatatgaatgaaaataaatatggtTTTAATAAACGAAGTTGCAATGTTTGGAATCTTTAATATCCTCAACTTGTTGACTCTTAAGGCTTttatagaaaaacttgaaaatagTTGTTGACAACTTCATCTTGTTTGTACACAAACTTTGGAGTGCATtaaatgtttttcaaatttcGACACGAATATTCTAACTaagaatttatattatattcatttttgtACTTTAT
It contains:
- the LOC100816717 gene encoding protein DETOXIFICATION 53; its protein translation is MCTGAESRGIVDGNNPVTNSKVGGVYHEINGMRSTEGGDGEGKRNSGCSGRFIQGLHQHLHQLLKALFPTLSLSEVKEELKSLANIACPMMMTNVLLYSRSAISMLYLGRQGKVELAGGSLAIGFANITANSFLKGLTMGMDPICCQAYGAKRWSVLSQTFCKTLCLLLLVAIPISLLWLNMAPLLHWLGQDPEVTKVAQVYMVFSIPELLAQVHLNPLRSFLRTQGLTTPLTIAASFAAILHLPINYFLATYLELGVKGIALATGLNSINMILGLVLYLVVSEKPLKPWEGVTILSSFHDWRPLLTLALPSCISVCLEWWCYEIMLFLCGLLSNPQTTIATMGVLIQTTGFLYVFPFSLSAALTTQIGHSLGAGQPSRAQNTAKIGLFIAFALGVSAFVFLLFVRNVWGKLFTNETQIVDMVTAILPILGLCEIGNWPQTAACGILSGTARPYVGARINLCAFYLIGLPVAIFAAFMHRYQLRGLWFGMLAAQISCFCMMVYTLVQTDWGHQSRRAEQLAQTTDEENVNNDEKSGLLDSDL